The segment CCGGGCGATGGACCGGGTCGACCCGGCCGTCCGGGCCGGGGTGCGCCGGGTGCTGACCCTGCTGTGCATCCTGCCGCTGCTGCTGATCCTGGCCCGCGAGGCGCCCCGGCTGCCGCAGAGCCCGCTGATCCTCGGCTACGGCTTCGTGGTGCTGGCCGGCACCATCGCGATGCTCTACATCTCCTACAGCAAGTACGACGACCCGGCGGTGCGCGAGCTGCGCAGGCGCCCGCGCCGGCTCGGCGACTTCCCGCCGCTGCCCGCCGTGCCGCGGGTCAGCTTCCTGCTCGCGGTCAAGGACGAGGAGGAGTGCATCGAGGACTGCGTCCGCTCGATGGCCGCCTCGGCCTACCCCGACCTGCAGATCGTCGTCGTCGACGACCTCTCCGAGGACGGCACCCGCGCCGTGCTGCGCCGCCTGGAGGCCGAACTCGGCATCACCGTCCTGTACCTGGAGAAGAACCTGGGCAAGAAGCACGCCCTGGTGCGGGCCTGCGAGATCGCCGACGGCGACGTCATCGCGTTCACCGACTCCGACTGCATCCTCGCCCCGGACGCGCTGCGCCGCTGCGTCGACGCCCTGGTCCGGCACCCGGAGCTGGGCGCCGTCAGCGGGCACTGCCGCGCGCTGAACGCGCCGGTCAGCGTCTTCACCCGGGCCCAGGACGTCTGGTACGAGGGGCAGTTCCGGGTCGCCAAGGCCGCCGAGGCGGTCTTCGGCTCGGTGGCCTGCGTCTCCGGGCCGCTCGCCGTCTTCCGCCGCGACGCGATCTACAACTACCTGCCGGCCTGGGCCGGCGACCGCTTCATGGGCGCGCCGTTCCGGTTCGCCACCGACCGGCAGCTGACCGGCTACGTGCTCGGCCAGAAGTGGAAGGGCCGGGCGCTGAAGCGGCAGTACGCCGACTCGCCGTTCGTCACCGCCGCGAACTACCCGGAGCGCAAGTGGCGGATCGGCTACGTGCAGTCCGCCCGGGTGTGGACCAACGTGCCGGCCCGGTTCCGGCCGTTCATGAAGCAGCAGATCCGCTGGAAGAAGAGCTTCATCCGGAACATGTGCTTCACCGGCACCTTCATGTGGCGCCGGGGCCTCGGCCCGGCCGCGCTCTACTACGGCCACGCGCTGTGGGTGGTGGCCGCGCCGGTGATGGCGTTCCGGCACCTGCTGTGGGCGCCGCTGCACGGCGCCGGCTTCCTGACCCTGCTGTACCTGGGCGGCGTGGTCCTGAAGGGGCTGGTCTGGGGACTCGCCTTCAAGATCGACAACCCGGGCGACACCCGGTGGCGCTACCGGCCGGTGATGAGCCTGCTCTCCTCGGTGCTGCTGGCCTGGCTGCTGCCGTACTCGATCGCCACCATCCGCCGCGGCGTCTGGTCGAGGAGCGCGACGTGAGGGCGCTGCGCGCCGTCGCGCGCTTCACCGCCGCCGTGCTGTCCACCGCCGCCGTCGTGGGCGTCTACGCTCTCGTGCTCTCCCGAGGGAGTCTGCTGTGACCGCCCGCTCCGACCGCCGCCGCCGGCACGGCCGTTCCGGCCGGCGCGGCGCCACCCACTGGCTGGCCCGGCTCGCGCTGGTCGCGCTGGCGCTCTCGGTGCTCGCCCTGCCGTTCTACGCCAGCTGGAAGTACTACGTCTTCCGGCGCGACGTCACCCCGCAGAGCGCCGTCGGCCCGACCCACCTGGACCACGCCGTCCAGGCGTCCTGGCAGGGCGAGTCGGCGAAGCTGCCGGAGGCCGCGCCGCCGGTCGTGCTGACCTACCACGACATCAGCCCGACCAACCGCAGCGAGTACGTCGTCACCCCCGAGCGGTTCGACCAGCAGCTCACCGCCCTGGAGGCGGCCGGCTACCGCACCCTCACCACCGACGAGTTCGTCGACTACCTGAAGGGCGGCCCGGCCCCGCCGCGCTCGGTGTACATCACCTTCGACGACGGCACCAACGGCCTGTGGGTGTACGGGGACCGGATCCTCGCCAAGCACCACATGCACGCCGCGTCCTACCTGATCACCGGGAAGGTCGACCACAACCGGCCGTACTACCTGTCCTGGGCCGAGATCTCCCGGATGTCGGCCTCCGGCCGCTGGGACTTCCAGGACCACACCCACGACCTGCACCAGCGCGGCCAGGTCGACGCCGCCGGCACCATGGCCTCCGCGCTCTCCAACCGGCTCTGGCTGCCCGCGCAGCAGCGGATCGAGAGCGTCGAGGAGTACCAGCAGCGCCTCGACGCGGACATCGCGCAGAGCCTGGCCGACTTCGCGGAGCACGGGCTGCCGCGCCCGCAGCTGTTCGCCTACCCGTTCTCCGAGATGAGCGAGCGGATCAACGTGCCGATCCCCGGCCCCTCGCTGCAGGGCGTCCTGGAGAAGACCTTCACCGCGACCCTGACCGACCTGGCGCACCGCCCGCTCCCGGCGGGCCGGCGGGCCGCGGCGGCCCGGCAGATCCAGCGCCTGGAGGTCTTCCAGACCACCACCGCCGACCAGTTGCTCACCCAGGTCAAGCAGTGGACGCTCGTCCCGCCGTCGCTCGACGCCCCGCTCGGGGACGCGGACGCCTGGACCCGCACCGACGCCAGCGGCGCCAAGGACATCGGCGCCCTCACCGGCGCGGGCCCCTACCCGGGCCGGACCGGGTACGTCTCGGCCGACCTGCTGCCGCTGGCCTCCGCCGACTGGACCGACTACACCGTCGGCA is part of the Kitasatospora setae KM-6054 genome and harbors:
- a CDS encoding glycosyltransferase family 2 protein encodes the protein MILDQPPRTETVPATWPHGPERILPPLPAGVRAPARRPGPLGRAMDRVDPAVRAGVRRVLTLLCILPLLLILAREAPRLPQSPLILGYGFVVLAGTIAMLYISYSKYDDPAVRELRRRPRRLGDFPPLPAVPRVSFLLAVKDEEECIEDCVRSMAASAYPDLQIVVVDDLSEDGTRAVLRRLEAELGITVLYLEKNLGKKHALVRACEIADGDVIAFTDSDCILAPDALRRCVDALVRHPELGAVSGHCRALNAPVSVFTRAQDVWYEGQFRVAKAAEAVFGSVACVSGPLAVFRRDAIYNYLPAWAGDRFMGAPFRFATDRQLTGYVLGQKWKGRALKRQYADSPFVTAANYPERKWRIGYVQSARVWTNVPARFRPFMKQQIRWKKSFIRNMCFTGTFMWRRGLGPAALYYGHALWVVAAPVMAFRHLLWAPLHGAGFLTLLYLGGVVLKGLVWGLAFKIDNPGDTRWRYRPVMSLLSSVLLAWLLPYSIATIRRGVWSRSAT
- a CDS encoding polysaccharide deacetylase family protein, which produces MTARSDRRRRHGRSGRRGATHWLARLALVALALSVLALPFYASWKYYVFRRDVTPQSAVGPTHLDHAVQASWQGESAKLPEAAPPVVLTYHDISPTNRSEYVVTPERFDQQLTALEAAGYRTLTTDEFVDYLKGGPAPPRSVYITFDDGTNGLWVYGDRILAKHHMHAASYLITGKVDHNRPYYLSWAEISRMSASGRWDFQDHTHDLHQRGQVDAAGTMASALSNRLWLPAQQRIESVEEYQQRLDADIAQSLADFAEHGLPRPQLFAYPFSEMSERINVPIPGPSLQGVLEKTFTATLTDLAHRPLPAGRRAAAARQIQRLEVFQTTTADQLLTQVKQWTLVPPSLDAPLGDADAWTRTDASGAKDIGALTGAGPYPGRTGYVSADLLPLASADWTDYTVGTAVADLADSGNNVNVTTRSDSLEPITVGLSRSTVTLLRGSGDRREQITAKPLVAAASHQLQITVTGKTVKVLVDGRTEISAETSQSGGNATGGIGLSVRNGADKAPWPKFTALKVEPVPAGAAVSGPTTLTVAKAVLLDPGASWTSAPGVPSGMKVGGDGLAPTGLALSDYAAFEQDRTTGWTRYTVRGTVRRLNTPGVSAAVWARVGSPSAVSVQVSRRGVKVLSGDADNRRLVASRALADADHHDVVITVGTDTTWITVDGNVNFTVPATGGGTGGVAFSAYRDVTKASWPSIRQFKVTEAQVK